One Setaria viridis chromosome 5, Setaria_viridis_v4.0, whole genome shotgun sequence genomic region harbors:
- the LOC117857013 gene encoding cullin-1 — MATHERKTIDLEQGWEFMQKGITKLKNILEGKPEPQFSSEDYMMLYTTIYNMCTQKPPHDYSQQLYEKYRESFEEYITSMVLPSLREKHDEFMLRELVKRWSNHKVMVRWLSRFFHYLDRYFISRRSLPPLREVGLSCFRDLVYQEIKGKVKSAVISLIDREREGEQIDRALLKNVLDIFVEIGLGSMECYENDFEDFLLKDTADYYSIKAQTWILEDSCPDYMLKAEECLKREKERVAHYLHSSSEQKLLEKVQHELLTQYASQLLEKEHSGCHALLRDDKVEDLSRMYRLFSRITRGLEPVSQIFKQHVTNEGTALVKQAEDAASNKKPEKKDMVGLQEQIFVRKIIELHDKYVAYVTECFQGHTLFHKALKEAFEVFCNKGVSGSSNAELLATFCDNILKKGGSEKLSDEAIEDTLEKVVRLLAYISDKDLFAEFYRKKLARRLLFDKSANDEHERSILTKLKQQCGGQFTSKMEGMVTDLTVARDHQTKFEEFISNHPELNPGIDLAVTVLTTGFWPSYKSFDINLPSEMVKCVEVFKEFYQTRTKHRKLTWIYSLGTCNISAKFEAKTIELIVTTYQAALLLLFNGADRLSYSEIVTQLNLSDDDVVRLLHSLSCAKYKILNKEPSNKSISPNDVFEYNSKFTDKMRRIKIPLPPVDEKKKVVEDVDKDRRYAIDASIVRIMKSRKVLGHQQLVMECVEQLGRMFKPDFKAIKKRIEDLITRDYLERDKDNPNVYRYLA, encoded by the exons ATGGCGACGCACGAGCGGAAGACGATCGATCTGGAGCAGGGGTGGGAGTTCATGCAGAAGGGCATCACCAAGCTCAAGAACATCCTCGAGGGCAAGCCCGAGCCGCAGTTCAGCTCCGAGGACTACATGATGCTCTACAC GACGATTTACAACATGTGCACGCAGAAGCCGCCGCACGACTATTCGCAGCAGCTCTACGAGAAGTACCGCGAGTCATTCGAGGAGTACATCACGTCCATG GTCTTACCTTCGCTAAGGGAGAAGCATGATGAGTTTATGTTGAGAGAGCTAGTAAAAAGGTGGTCAAATCATAAAGTAATGGTTCGGTGGCTATCACGCTTCTTCCATTATCTTGATCGGTACTTCATTTCCCGGAGATCACTACCGCCACTTAGAGAAGTTGGGCTTAGTTGTTTCAGAGACTTG GTATACCAAGAGATCAAAGGGAAAGTAAAAAGTGCAGTCATATCTTTG ATTGACCGAGAACGTGAAGGTGAACAAATAGATAGGGCCCTGTTGAAGAATGTTCTGGATATATTTGTTGAAATTGGTTTGGGTAGTATGGAGTGCTATGAAAATGATTTTGAAGATTTCTTGCTTAAAGATACTGCCGATTACTACTCTATCAAGGCCCAAACCTGGATCCTTGAGGATTCTTGTCCGGATTACATGTTAAAG GCTGAAGAATGCctgaaaagggaaaaggaacgAGTTGCTCATTATTTGCATTCTAGCAGTGAACAGAAGTTATTGGAG AAAGTGCAGCACGAACTGCTAACTCAGTATGCAAGccaactcttggagaaggaacaTTCTGGATGTCATGCACTACTTCGTGATGACAAG GTTGAGGATCTGTCTAGGATGTATAGGCTCTTTTCCAGAATAACTCGTGGCCTAGAACCTGTTTCTCAGATATTTAAGCAG CATGTTACTAACGAGGGCACAGCTTTAGTCAAGCAAGCAGAAGATGCTGCTAGCAATAAGAAG CCAGAGAAGAAGGATATGGTTGGTCTACAAGAACAG ATTTTTGTCCGGAAAATCATTGAGCTGCATGACAAGTATGTAGCATATGTTACAGAGTGTTTCCAGGGCCACACTCTCTTTCATAAG GCCCTTAAAGAGGCTTTTGAGGTTTTCTGCAATAAAGGTGTTTCTGGTAGTTCAAATGCTGAATTGCTAGCCACCTTTTGTGACAATATTTTAAAGAAAGGTGGCAGTGAAAAGCTTAGCGACGAAGCAATTGAAGATACTCTTGAGAAG GTGGTAAGGCTGCTTGCATACATCAGCGATAAGGACTTGTTTGCTGAATTTTACAG AAAGAAGCTTGCAAGGAGATTACTTTTTGACAAGAGTGCTAATGATGAGCATGAAAGAAGCATCCTGACCAAACTAAAACAACAGTGCGGAGGGCAATTCACTTCAAAAATGGAGGGCATGGTTACTGATCTGACTGTTGCAAGAGACCatcaaacaaagtttgaagagtTCATAAGCAACCATCCGGAGCTGAATCCTGGAATAGACTTAGCTGTTACTGTTCTGACAACAGGATTTTGGCCAAGCTACAAATCTTTTGACATAAATCTGCCTTCTGAAATG gtGAAATGCGTAGAGGTTTTCAAAGAGTTTTACCAAACAAGAACAAAGCACAGGAAGCTTACCTGGATATATTCCCTGGGAACCTGTAATATCAGTGCTAAGTTTGAGGCCAAAACTATTGAGCTCATTGTTACAACTTATCAG GCTGCATTGCTGCTGCTATTCAATGGAGCTGACAGGCTCAGCTATTCTGAGATTGTGACACAGCTAAATCTCTCAGATGATGATGTTGTTCGCCTTCTTCATTCTCTTTCTTGTGCAAAGTACAAGATTCTTAACAAAGAACCTAGTAACAAATCTATTTCACCAAATGATGTCTTTGAGTATAATTCAAAATTTACTGACAAGATGCGAAGAATAAAG ATACCTCTTCCTCCAGTTGATGAGAAGAAGAAAGTAGTTGAAGATGTTGACAAGGATCGCAGGTATGCAATTGATGCATCCATAGTGCGCATTATGAAGAGCCGGAAAGTTTTGGGTCATCAACAACTTGTAATGGAATGTGTGGAGCAGCTTGGTCGCATGTTCAAG CCGGACTTCAAGGCAATAAAGAAGCGGATTGAGGATCTTATCACAAGGGATTACTTGGAGAGGGACAAAGATAACCCTAATGTGTACAGATACTTGGCTTGA